The following are encoded in a window of Pan troglodytes isolate AG18354 chromosome 4, NHGRI_mPanTro3-v2.0_pri, whole genome shotgun sequence genomic DNA:
- the FCHSD1 gene encoding F-BAR and double SH3 domains protein 1 isoform X8: protein MQPPPRKVKPAQEVKLRFLEQLSILQTWQQREADLLEDIRSYSKQRAAIEREYGQALQKLAGPFLKREGHRSGEMDSRTVFGAWRCLLDATVAGGQTRLQASDRYRDLAGGTGRSAKEQVLRKGTENLQRAQAEVLQSVRELSRSRKLYGQRERVWALAQEKAADVQARLNRSDHGIFHSRTSLQKLSTKLSAQSAQYSQQLQAARNEYLLNLVATNAHLDHYYQEELPALLKALVSELSEHLRDPLTSLSRTELEAAEVILEHAHRGEQTTSQVSWEQDLKLFLQEPGVFSPTPPQQFQPAGTDQVCVLEWGAEGVAGKSGLEKEVQRLTSRAARDYKIQNHGHRVLQRLEQRRQQASEREASSIEQRLQEVRESIRRAQVSQVKGAARLALLQGAGLDVERWLKPAMTQAQDEVEQERRLSEARLSQRDLSPTAEDAELSDFEECEETGELFEEPAPQALATRALPCPAHVVFHYQAGREDELTITEGEWLEVIEEGDADEWVKARNQHGEVGFVPERYLNFPDLSLPESSQDSDNPCGAEPTAFLAQALYSYTGQSAEELSFPEGALIRLLPRAQDGVDDGFWRGEFGGRVGVFPSLLVEELLGPPGPPELSDPEQTKPWTSPGSWT from the exons ATGCAGCCGCCGCCCCGAAAA GTGAAGCCggcccaggaggtgaagcttcGCTTCCTGGAACAGCTGAGCATCCTTCAGACCTGGCAGCAGAGGGAGGCGGATCTGCTGGAGGACATCAG ATCCTACAGCAAGCAGAGGGCAGCCATTGAACGGGAGTATGGGCAG GCACTCCAGAAACTGGCTGGCCCATTCCTGAAGAGGGAAGGGCACCGGAGCGGTGAGATGGACAGCAG GACAGTGTTCGGTGCCTGGCGCTGCCTGCTGGATGCCACCGTGGCTGGGGGCCAAACCCGACTCCAGGCGTCTGACCGATACCGTGACCTAGCAGGGGGTACAGGGCGGAGCGCCAAGGAGCAGGTGCTTAGGAAG GGAACAGAGAACCTCCAGAGGGCGCAGGCTGAGGTGCTGCAGTCTGTCCGGGAGCTGAGCCGAAGTCGGAAGCTGTATGGGCAGCGGGAACGTGTGTGGGCCTTGGCACAGGAGAAGGCGGCTGATGTCCAGGCCAG GCTAAACCGAAGTGACCATGGGATCTTCCACTCTCGGACCAGTCTCCAGAAACTGAGCACCAAG CTGTCCGCCCAGTCAGCCCAGTACTCCCAGCAGCTGCAAGCAGCCCGCAATGAGTACCTGCTTAACTTGGTGGCTACCAATGCCCACCTCGACCATTACTACCAGGAGGAACTGCCAGCTCTGCTCAAG GCCCTGGTCAGTGAGCTGTCAGAGCACTTGAGGGACCCCCTGACCTCCCTGAGCCGCACTGAGCTGGAAGCCGCAGAGGTCATCCTGGAGCATGCCCACCGCGGGGAGCAGACAACCTCCCAG GTAAGCTGGGAGCAAGACCTGAAGCTGTTTCTTCAGGAGCCTGGTGtattttcccccaccccacctcagcaGTTTCAGCCAGCAGGGACTGATCAG GTGTGTGTCCTGGAGTGGGGAGCAGAAGGCGTGGCTGGCAAGAGTGGCCTGGAGAAAGAGGTTCAGCGCTTGACCAGCCGAGCTGCCCGTGACTACAAGATCCAGAACCATGGGCATCGG GTACTGCAACGACTGGAGCAGAGGCGGCAGCAGGCTTCAGAGCGGGAGGCTTCAAGCATAGAACAGAGGTTACAGGAAGTGCGAGAGAGCATCCGCCGGGCACAG GTGAGCCAGGTGAAGGGGGCTGCCCGGCTGGCTCTGCTGCAGGGGGCTGGCTTAGATGTGGAGCGCTGGCTGAAGCCAGCCATGACCCAGGCCCAGGATGAGGTGGAGCAGGAGCGGCGGCTCAGTGAGGCTCGGCTGTCCCAGAGGGACCTCTCTCCAACC GCTGAGGATGCTGAGCTTTCTGACTTTGAGGAATGTGAGGAGACGGGAGAGCTCTTTGAGGAGCCTGCCCCCCAAGCCCTGGCCACGAGggccctcccctgccctgcaCACGTGGTATTTCACTATCAG GCAGGGCGTGAGGATGAGCTGACAATCACGGAGGGTGAGTGGCTGGAGGTCATAGAGGAGGGAGATGCTGACGAATGGGTCAAG GCTCGGAACCAGCACGGCGAGGTAGGCTTTGTCCCTGAGCGATATCTCAACTTCCCGGACCTCTCCCTCCCAGAGAGCAGCCAAGACAGTGACAATCCCTGCGGGGCAGAGCCCACAG CATTCCTGGCACAGGCCCTGTACAGCTACACCGGACAGAGTGCAGAGGAGCTGAGCTTCCCTGAGGGGGCACTCATCCGTCTGCTGCCCCGGGCCCAAGATGGAGTAGATGACGGCTTCTGGAGGGGAGAATTTGGGGGCCGTGTTGGGGTCTTCCCCTCCCTGCTGGTGGAAGAGCTGCTTGGCCCCCCAGGGCCACCTGAACTCTCTGACCCTGAACAG ACAAAGCCCTGGACTTCCCCGGGTTCCTGGACATGA
- the FCHSD1 gene encoding F-BAR and double SH3 domains protein 1 isoform X13: MQPPPRKVKPAQEVKLRFLEQLSILQTWQQREADLLEDIRSYSKQRAAIEREYGQALQKLAGPFLKREGHRSGEMDSRTVFGAWRCLLDATVAGGQTRLQASDRYRDLAGGTGRSAKEQVLRKGTENLQRAQAEVLQSVRELSRSRKLYGQRERVWALAQEKAADVQARLNRSDHGIFHSRTSLQKLSTKALVSELSEHLRDPLTSLSRTELEAAEVILEHAHRGEQTTSQVSWEQDLKLFLQEPGVFSPTPPQQFQPAGTDQVCVLEWGAEGVAGKSGLEKEVQRLTSRAARDYKIQNHGHRVLQRLEQRRQQASEREASSIEQRLQEVRESIRRAQVSQVKGAARLALLQGAGLDVERWLKPAMTQAQDEVEQERRLSEARLSQRDLSPTAEDAELSDFEECEETGELFEEPAPQALATRALPCPAHVVFHYQAGREDELTITEGEWLEVIEEGDADEWVKARNQHGEVGFVPERYLNFPDLSLPESSQDSDNPCGAEPTAFLAQALYSYTGQSAEELSFPEGALIRLLPRAQDGVDDGFWRGEFGGRVGVFPSLLVEELLGPPGPPELSDPEQTKPWTSPGSWT; this comes from the exons ATGCAGCCGCCGCCCCGAAAA GTGAAGCCggcccaggaggtgaagcttcGCTTCCTGGAACAGCTGAGCATCCTTCAGACCTGGCAGCAGAGGGAGGCGGATCTGCTGGAGGACATCAG ATCCTACAGCAAGCAGAGGGCAGCCATTGAACGGGAGTATGGGCAG GCACTCCAGAAACTGGCTGGCCCATTCCTGAAGAGGGAAGGGCACCGGAGCGGTGAGATGGACAGCAG GACAGTGTTCGGTGCCTGGCGCTGCCTGCTGGATGCCACCGTGGCTGGGGGCCAAACCCGACTCCAGGCGTCTGACCGATACCGTGACCTAGCAGGGGGTACAGGGCGGAGCGCCAAGGAGCAGGTGCTTAGGAAG GGAACAGAGAACCTCCAGAGGGCGCAGGCTGAGGTGCTGCAGTCTGTCCGGGAGCTGAGCCGAAGTCGGAAGCTGTATGGGCAGCGGGAACGTGTGTGGGCCTTGGCACAGGAGAAGGCGGCTGATGTCCAGGCCAG GCTAAACCGAAGTGACCATGGGATCTTCCACTCTCGGACCAGTCTCCAGAAACTGAGCACCAAG GCCCTGGTCAGTGAGCTGTCAGAGCACTTGAGGGACCCCCTGACCTCCCTGAGCCGCACTGAGCTGGAAGCCGCAGAGGTCATCCTGGAGCATGCCCACCGCGGGGAGCAGACAACCTCCCAG GTAAGCTGGGAGCAAGACCTGAAGCTGTTTCTTCAGGAGCCTGGTGtattttcccccaccccacctcagcaGTTTCAGCCAGCAGGGACTGATCAG GTGTGTGTCCTGGAGTGGGGAGCAGAAGGCGTGGCTGGCAAGAGTGGCCTGGAGAAAGAGGTTCAGCGCTTGACCAGCCGAGCTGCCCGTGACTACAAGATCCAGAACCATGGGCATCGG GTACTGCAACGACTGGAGCAGAGGCGGCAGCAGGCTTCAGAGCGGGAGGCTTCAAGCATAGAACAGAGGTTACAGGAAGTGCGAGAGAGCATCCGCCGGGCACAG GTGAGCCAGGTGAAGGGGGCTGCCCGGCTGGCTCTGCTGCAGGGGGCTGGCTTAGATGTGGAGCGCTGGCTGAAGCCAGCCATGACCCAGGCCCAGGATGAGGTGGAGCAGGAGCGGCGGCTCAGTGAGGCTCGGCTGTCCCAGAGGGACCTCTCTCCAACC GCTGAGGATGCTGAGCTTTCTGACTTTGAGGAATGTGAGGAGACGGGAGAGCTCTTTGAGGAGCCTGCCCCCCAAGCCCTGGCCACGAGggccctcccctgccctgcaCACGTGGTATTTCACTATCAG GCAGGGCGTGAGGATGAGCTGACAATCACGGAGGGTGAGTGGCTGGAGGTCATAGAGGAGGGAGATGCTGACGAATGGGTCAAG GCTCGGAACCAGCACGGCGAGGTAGGCTTTGTCCCTGAGCGATATCTCAACTTCCCGGACCTCTCCCTCCCAGAGAGCAGCCAAGACAGTGACAATCCCTGCGGGGCAGAGCCCACAG CATTCCTGGCACAGGCCCTGTACAGCTACACCGGACAGAGTGCAGAGGAGCTGAGCTTCCCTGAGGGGGCACTCATCCGTCTGCTGCCCCGGGCCCAAGATGGAGTAGATGACGGCTTCTGGAGGGGAGAATTTGGGGGCCGTGTTGGGGTCTTCCCCTCCCTGCTGGTGGAAGAGCTGCTTGGCCCCCCAGGGCCACCTGAACTCTCTGACCCTGAACAG ACAAAGCCCTGGACTTCCCCGGGTTCCTGGACATGA
- the FCHSD1 gene encoding F-BAR and double SH3 domains protein 1 isoform X14: protein MDSRTVFGAWRCLLDATVAGGQTRLQASDRYRDLAGGTGRSAKEQVLRKGTENLQRAQAEVLQSVRELSRSRKLYGQRERVWALAQEKAADVQARLNRSDHGIFHSRTSLQKLSTKLSAQSAQYSQQLQAARNEYLLNLVATNAHLDHYYQEELPALLKALVSELSEHLRDPLTSLSRTELEAAEVILEHAHRGEQTTSQVSWEQDLKLFLQEPGVFSPTPPQQFQPAGTDQVCVLEWGAEGVAGKSGLEKEVQRLTSRAARDYKIQNHGHRVLQRLEQRRQQASEREASSIEQRLQEVRESIRRAQVSQVKGAARLALLQGAGLDVERWLKPAMTQAQDEVEQERRLSEARLSQRDLSPTAEDAELSDFEECEETGELFEEPAPQALATRALPCPAHVVFHYQAGREDELTITEGEWLEVIEEGDADEWVKARNQHGEVGFVPERYLNFPDLSLPESSQDSDNPCGAEPTAFLAQALYSYTGQSAEELSFPEGALIRLLPRAQDGVDDGFWRGEFGGRVGVFPSLLVEELLGPPGPPELSDPEQTKPWTSPGSWT, encoded by the exons ATGGACAGCAG GACAGTGTTCGGTGCCTGGCGCTGCCTGCTGGATGCCACCGTGGCTGGGGGCCAAACCCGACTCCAGGCGTCTGACCGATACCGTGACCTAGCAGGGGGTACAGGGCGGAGCGCCAAGGAGCAGGTGCTTAGGAAG GGAACAGAGAACCTCCAGAGGGCGCAGGCTGAGGTGCTGCAGTCTGTCCGGGAGCTGAGCCGAAGTCGGAAGCTGTATGGGCAGCGGGAACGTGTGTGGGCCTTGGCACAGGAGAAGGCGGCTGATGTCCAGGCCAG GCTAAACCGAAGTGACCATGGGATCTTCCACTCTCGGACCAGTCTCCAGAAACTGAGCACCAAG CTGTCCGCCCAGTCAGCCCAGTACTCCCAGCAGCTGCAAGCAGCCCGCAATGAGTACCTGCTTAACTTGGTGGCTACCAATGCCCACCTCGACCATTACTACCAGGAGGAACTGCCAGCTCTGCTCAAG GCCCTGGTCAGTGAGCTGTCAGAGCACTTGAGGGACCCCCTGACCTCCCTGAGCCGCACTGAGCTGGAAGCCGCAGAGGTCATCCTGGAGCATGCCCACCGCGGGGAGCAGACAACCTCCCAG GTAAGCTGGGAGCAAGACCTGAAGCTGTTTCTTCAGGAGCCTGGTGtattttcccccaccccacctcagcaGTTTCAGCCAGCAGGGACTGATCAG GTGTGTGTCCTGGAGTGGGGAGCAGAAGGCGTGGCTGGCAAGAGTGGCCTGGAGAAAGAGGTTCAGCGCTTGACCAGCCGAGCTGCCCGTGACTACAAGATCCAGAACCATGGGCATCGG GTACTGCAACGACTGGAGCAGAGGCGGCAGCAGGCTTCAGAGCGGGAGGCTTCAAGCATAGAACAGAGGTTACAGGAAGTGCGAGAGAGCATCCGCCGGGCACAG GTGAGCCAGGTGAAGGGGGCTGCCCGGCTGGCTCTGCTGCAGGGGGCTGGCTTAGATGTGGAGCGCTGGCTGAAGCCAGCCATGACCCAGGCCCAGGATGAGGTGGAGCAGGAGCGGCGGCTCAGTGAGGCTCGGCTGTCCCAGAGGGACCTCTCTCCAACC GCTGAGGATGCTGAGCTTTCTGACTTTGAGGAATGTGAGGAGACGGGAGAGCTCTTTGAGGAGCCTGCCCCCCAAGCCCTGGCCACGAGggccctcccctgccctgcaCACGTGGTATTTCACTATCAG GCAGGGCGTGAGGATGAGCTGACAATCACGGAGGGTGAGTGGCTGGAGGTCATAGAGGAGGGAGATGCTGACGAATGGGTCAAG GCTCGGAACCAGCACGGCGAGGTAGGCTTTGTCCCTGAGCGATATCTCAACTTCCCGGACCTCTCCCTCCCAGAGAGCAGCCAAGACAGTGACAATCCCTGCGGGGCAGAGCCCACAG CATTCCTGGCACAGGCCCTGTACAGCTACACCGGACAGAGTGCAGAGGAGCTGAGCTTCCCTGAGGGGGCACTCATCCGTCTGCTGCCCCGGGCCCAAGATGGAGTAGATGACGGCTTCTGGAGGGGAGAATTTGGGGGCCGTGTTGGGGTCTTCCCCTCCCTGCTGGTGGAAGAGCTGCTTGGCCCCCCAGGGCCACCTGAACTCTCTGACCCTGAACAG ACAAAGCCCTGGACTTCCCCGGGTTCCTGGACATGA
- the FCHSD1 gene encoding F-BAR and double SH3 domains protein 1 isoform X7 — translation MQPPPRKVKPAQEVKLRFLEQLSILQTWQQREADLLEDIRSYSKQRAAIEREYGQALQKLAGPFLKREGHRSGEMDSRGRTVFGAWRCLLDATVAGGQTRLQASDRYRDLAGGTGRSAKEQVLRKGTENLQRAQAEVLQSVRELSRSRKLYGQRERVWALAQEKAADVQARLNRSDHGIFHSRTSLQKLSTKLSAQSAQYSQQLQAARNEYLLNLVATNAHLDHYYQEELPALLKALVSELSEHLRDPLTSLSRTELEAAEVILEHAHRGEQTTSQVSWEQDLKLFLQEPGVFSPTPPQQFQPAGTDQVCVLEWGAEGVAGKSGLEKEVQRLTSRAARDYKIQNHGHRVLQRLEQRRQQASEREASSIEQRLQEVRESIRRAQVSQVKGAARLALLQGAGLDVERWLKPAMTQAQDEVEQERRLSEARLSQRDLSPTAEDAELSDFEECEETGELFEEPAPQALATRALPCPAHVVFHYQAGREDELTITEGEWLEVIEEGDADEWVKARNQHGEVGFVPERYLNFPDLSLPESSQDSDNPCGAEPTAFLAQALYSYTGQSAEELSFPEGALIRLLPRAQDGVDDGFWRGEFGGRVGVFPSLLVEELLGPPGPPELSDPEQTKPWTSPGSWT, via the exons ATGCAGCCGCCGCCCCGAAAA GTGAAGCCggcccaggaggtgaagcttcGCTTCCTGGAACAGCTGAGCATCCTTCAGACCTGGCAGCAGAGGGAGGCGGATCTGCTGGAGGACATCAG ATCCTACAGCAAGCAGAGGGCAGCCATTGAACGGGAGTATGGGCAG GCACTCCAGAAACTGGCTGGCCCATTCCTGAAGAGGGAAGGGCACCGGAGCGGTGAGATGGACAGCAG GGGCAGGACAGTGTTCGGTGCCTGGCGCTGCCTGCTGGATGCCACCGTGGCTGGGGGCCAAACCCGACTCCAGGCGTCTGACCGATACCGTGACCTAGCAGGGGGTACAGGGCGGAGCGCCAAGGAGCAGGTGCTTAGGAAG GGAACAGAGAACCTCCAGAGGGCGCAGGCTGAGGTGCTGCAGTCTGTCCGGGAGCTGAGCCGAAGTCGGAAGCTGTATGGGCAGCGGGAACGTGTGTGGGCCTTGGCACAGGAGAAGGCGGCTGATGTCCAGGCCAG GCTAAACCGAAGTGACCATGGGATCTTCCACTCTCGGACCAGTCTCCAGAAACTGAGCACCAAG CTGTCCGCCCAGTCAGCCCAGTACTCCCAGCAGCTGCAAGCAGCCCGCAATGAGTACCTGCTTAACTTGGTGGCTACCAATGCCCACCTCGACCATTACTACCAGGAGGAACTGCCAGCTCTGCTCAAG GCCCTGGTCAGTGAGCTGTCAGAGCACTTGAGGGACCCCCTGACCTCCCTGAGCCGCACTGAGCTGGAAGCCGCAGAGGTCATCCTGGAGCATGCCCACCGCGGGGAGCAGACAACCTCCCAG GTAAGCTGGGAGCAAGACCTGAAGCTGTTTCTTCAGGAGCCTGGTGtattttcccccaccccacctcagcaGTTTCAGCCAGCAGGGACTGATCAG GTGTGTGTCCTGGAGTGGGGAGCAGAAGGCGTGGCTGGCAAGAGTGGCCTGGAGAAAGAGGTTCAGCGCTTGACCAGCCGAGCTGCCCGTGACTACAAGATCCAGAACCATGGGCATCGG GTACTGCAACGACTGGAGCAGAGGCGGCAGCAGGCTTCAGAGCGGGAGGCTTCAAGCATAGAACAGAGGTTACAGGAAGTGCGAGAGAGCATCCGCCGGGCACAG GTGAGCCAGGTGAAGGGGGCTGCCCGGCTGGCTCTGCTGCAGGGGGCTGGCTTAGATGTGGAGCGCTGGCTGAAGCCAGCCATGACCCAGGCCCAGGATGAGGTGGAGCAGGAGCGGCGGCTCAGTGAGGCTCGGCTGTCCCAGAGGGACCTCTCTCCAACC GCTGAGGATGCTGAGCTTTCTGACTTTGAGGAATGTGAGGAGACGGGAGAGCTCTTTGAGGAGCCTGCCCCCCAAGCCCTGGCCACGAGggccctcccctgccctgcaCACGTGGTATTTCACTATCAG GCAGGGCGTGAGGATGAGCTGACAATCACGGAGGGTGAGTGGCTGGAGGTCATAGAGGAGGGAGATGCTGACGAATGGGTCAAG GCTCGGAACCAGCACGGCGAGGTAGGCTTTGTCCCTGAGCGATATCTCAACTTCCCGGACCTCTCCCTCCCAGAGAGCAGCCAAGACAGTGACAATCCCTGCGGGGCAGAGCCCACAG CATTCCTGGCACAGGCCCTGTACAGCTACACCGGACAGAGTGCAGAGGAGCTGAGCTTCCCTGAGGGGGCACTCATCCGTCTGCTGCCCCGGGCCCAAGATGGAGTAGATGACGGCTTCTGGAGGGGAGAATTTGGGGGCCGTGTTGGGGTCTTCCCCTCCCTGCTGGTGGAAGAGCTGCTTGGCCCCCCAGGGCCACCTGAACTCTCTGACCCTGAACAG ACAAAGCCCTGGACTTCCCCGGGTTCCTGGACATGA